A window of the Carassius carassius chromosome 36, fCarCar2.1, whole genome shotgun sequence genome harbors these coding sequences:
- the LOC132117210 gene encoding short transient receptor potential channel 6-like, translating to MNQRRPVLEDGNHSKYHTIEKRNRSKDNLLMNEDVGEDCYGSHGHYHGENLARQALPKSRRQAVRGAAYMFNAHPNSLTPVEERFLDAAEYGNIPEVRRMLEEIPELDVNCVDYMGQNALQLAVANEHLEVIELLLKKDNLSRIGDALLLAISKGYTRIVEAILSHKAFADSKRLTASPSQAPMHDDFFAYDEDGTRFSHDVTPIILASHCHEYEIVHILLRMGACIEQPHDYFCACNTCNYHQKYDSFSHSRSRINAYRGLASPAYLSLSNEDPVLAALELSNELASLANIEKEFKNEYRKLSMQCKDFVVGLLDLCRSTEEVEAILNGEEDETLEVPGRPSFIRLQLAIKYELKKFVAHPNCQQQLLSIWYENLPGLRQQKTAIKLLVVLGVAIGLPFLAMVYWVAPCSKMGKIMRGPFLKFVAHAASFTIFLGLLVMNAADRFDGTKLLPNMTIHDYPTQLFRMKTTPFTWMEMLIISWVIGMIWAECKEIWSQGPREYLLEPWNLLDFGMLAIFVASFISRIMAFWHASVAQCYVDEHYTDLTNVTLPFEVGYFQLARIYWFPSDPQLVSEGLYAIAVVLSFSRIAYILPANESFGPLQISLGRTVKDIFKFMVIFILVFLAFMIGMFNLYSYYRGAKQNEAFTTVEESFKTLFWAIFGLSEVKSVVVNNGHKFIENTGYVLYGVYNVTVVIVLLNMLIAMINSSFQEIEDDADVEWKFARAKLWFTYFEEGRTLPVPFNLVPSPKSVLGLVMGAKSLLQELFNRHRAIVKGSELSELGQSKTCQDKSLPSSTRYQKIMKRLVKRYIIKAQKDKECDEVNEGELKEIKQDISSLRYELLEEKSHNMEELAMLVRALEKNLSQDCLKLKSH from the exons TGAGAACCTGGCCAGACAGGCATTACCCAAGAGCAGAAGGCAGGCAGTGCGAGGGGCAGCCTACATGTTTAATGCCCACCCCAACAGCCTAACCCCAGTAGAGGAACGTTTCCTTGATGCAGCAGAGTATGGAAACATACCCGAGGTGCGCCGAATGCTTGAGGAGATCCCTGAGCTGGACGTTAACTGTGTGGACTACATGGGCCAGAATGCATTGCAGTTGGCGGTGGCAAACGAGCACTTAGAAGTAATAGAACTCTTGTTGAAGAAAGACAACCTGTCGCGTATTGGGGATGCACTTTTGTTGGCCATCAGCAAAGGATACACCAGGATTGTTGAGGCCATTTTGAGCCACAAAGCTTTCGCCGACTCCAAGAGACTCACAGCGAGCCCTAGTCAGGCTCCAATGCACGATGACTTTTTTGCGTACGACGAAGATGGCACTCGCTTTTCTCATGACGTCACTCCAATCATTTTAGCATCTCATTGTCACGAATACGAAATCGTGCACATTCTTCTGAGAATGGGTGCTTGCATTGAGCAGCCACACGACTACTTTTGTGCCTGCAACACCTGCAATTATCATCAAAAGTATGATTCTTTCTCCCACTCCCGCTCGCGTATCAATGCGTACAGGGGATTGGCCAGTCCAGCGTACCTCTCTCTGTCCAATGAGGATCCTGTGTTGGCAGCCCTGGAGCTCAGCAATGAGCTGGCTTCCTTGGCCAATATTGAAAAAGAATTTAAG AATGAATATAGGAAACTTTCTATGCAATGCAAAGACTTTGTTGTGGGGCTTCTGGACCTGTGTCGGAGTACAGAGGAAGTGGAAGCCATTCTGAATGGTGAAGAGGATGAAACTTTAGAAGTGCCTGGACGACCAAGTTTCATTCGCTTACAACTCGCAATAAAGTATGAACTGAAGAAG TTTGTTGCCCATCCTAACTGTCAACAACAGCTCTTATCAATATGGTACGAAAACCTGCCCGGACTCAGGCAACAAAAAACCGCTATTAAGCTCCTGGTGGTTTTAGGTGTTGCAATCGGACTTCCCTTTTTAGCAATGGTGTATTGGGTGGCACCATGCAGCAAG ATGGGAAAGATCATGCGTGGCCCTTTCCTTAAGTTTGTGGCACATGCGGCCTCCTTCACTATTTTCCTTGGCCTTTTGGTCATGAACGCTGCAGACCGCTTCGATGGGACAAAGCTGCTTCCAAATATGACAATTCATGACTATCCGACACAGCTGTTTCGTATGAAAACAACTCCCTTTACATGGATGGAAATGCTCATCATTTCCTGGGTCATAG GGATGATTTGGGCAGAGTGCAAGGAGATCTGGTCACAAGGTCCAAGAGAATATCTGCTTGAGCCATGGAATTTGCTAGACTTTGGAATGTTGGCCATTTTTGTGGCATCCTTCATCTCGAGGATAATGGCTTTCTGGCATGCATCTGTTGCACAATGCTATGTTGATGAGCACTACACTGATTTAACCAATGTAACTTTGCCTTTTGAGGTGGGATACTTCCAGTTGG CTCGGATCTACTGGTTCCCCTCTGATCCTCAGTTAGTTTCTGAGGGCTTGTATGCCATTGCAGTGGTCCTGAGCTTTTCTCGAATTGCGTACATCCTGCCAGCAAATGAGAGCTTTGGACCACTGCAGATATCTTTGGGGCGAACTGTGAAGGACATCTTCAAGTTCATGGTTATCTTCATTTTAGTCTTCCTGGCCTTCATGATTGGAATGTTCAACCTCTACTCATATTATCGGGGCGCTAAACAGAATGAAGCTTTCACAAC TGTAGAGGAAAGcttcaaaacattattttgggCAATATTTGGCCTTTCTGAAGTCAAATCAGTAGTCGTGAACAATGGACACAAGTTCATTGAGAACACTGGCTATGTTCTCTATGGAGTTTACAATGTCACAGTGGTCATCGTCCTACTCAACATGCTCATTGCTATGATCAACAGTTCCTTTCAGGAGATTGAG GATGATGCAGATGTGGAGTGGAAGTTTGCCCGGGCCAAGCTTTGGTTCACCTACTTTGAGGAAGGCCGGACTCTCCCTGTGCCTTTTAACTTGGTTCCCAGTCCCAAATCTGTTCTGGGTCTAGTTATGGGAGCTAAGAGTCTTTTGCAGGAGCTTTTCAACAGACACAGAGCCATTGTGAAGGGGTCTGAGCTCAGTGAG TTGGGACAGAGCAAAACTTGCCAGGACAAATCTCTTCCTAGCTCCACTCGATATCAG AAAATTATGAAGCGTCTTGTTAAGCGATATATCATCAAAGCTCAAAAGGACAAAGAATGTGATGAAGTCAATGAAG GTGAACTGAAGGAGATTAAGCAAGACATTTCAAGCCTTCGCTATGAGCTGCTGGAGGAAAAGTCACACAACATGGAGGAGCTGGCAATGCTAGTGAGGGCACTTGAAAAAAATCTCTCTCAGGACTGCTTGAAACTAAAATCTCATTAA